Within the Miscanthus floridulus cultivar M001 chromosome 2, ASM1932011v1, whole genome shotgun sequence genome, the region cgtaggatttgattattgcaagaaaatttagaattagcccaattcaccccccctcttgggcatcttgatcctttcagtggcCCCTCTAGCATAGGGCTTAGCTACCGAGATAGAGGATAAGATcaccccccaagaaattagtttgATAGATAAGCCAGGCGATGAACTTGTATTAAGTGAACAAACTCTTAAATTTTGTTTTGGCCAAACAGTTTTTTAGCTCTTCTTtcatttttgtataaaaaggttaatgtgtttcgaccctttctgtcattaaggctataaagctcaggGTACGGGTGacaaaactctgatcatgctggtgagcaaaaacgtcgtagccACTGTGACGTAGGTTTCTtatagtccgactagttttacttagcattcatttctgcaacccttgcttctagatcttaatgtgagaaagggtcgggcacagagaatgtttgtcgggtagatatactcttaatgcattctgactctttccatagttaaggctaaaaagctcggggtgcgggcaaAAAGCTctaatcacgctagtgagcaaaaatgccatagccgctggggcataggtttcttgcgatccgaccagttttactcaacatttgttttcgcaacccttccttctagatcttaatgtgagaaagggtcgagtatagagaatgtctaccagatagatatactctttaatgtgttctgactctttccatagttaaggctaaaaagctcggggtgtaggtaaaaaactctgatcacgctggtgagcaaaaatgtcgtagccgctggggcgtaggtttcttgcggtccaactagttttactcagcatttgttttcATAACCCttacttctagatcttaacatgagaaagggttggacatagagaatgtctaccagatagatatgctcttatcggcccttgagtgaggcccgaccccttgccgttgctggggtcaggtgtcgctaaagatcgaggagtcgatagcgaaatcgataagagaaaacgtgcgtagattaagggtaaaggtgacgtagttgttcgatgttccaggcgttgacgAAGACTTCATCATCGAtagtcttgagcttataggtacctggtcggagcacctccacgacgacgtatggtccctcccatggcagagagagcttgtggtggttcttgttgctctggacgaggtggagcaccaggtccccgacattgaaggcctgaccccgcacTCAACAGCTGTGGTACCggcgcaatgcttgctggtattggccaagcagaggagggcaacgtcatgcacttcttctagctggtccatggcatcctcgagggatgcctcgacTCCCTGTTTGTCATATGCCCTAACCCTCGGTGCTCCAAAATCGAGGTCGGTCAGGAagatagcctcggaaccatagatcataaagaatggtgtgtagccagtggctcggctgggggtcatcctcaggctctagagcaccgcaggcagctccatgacccattgtctaccaaacttgttcaactggttgaagatcctaggcttggggccttgtaggaccatgccattcgcgcgctcgacctacccgttcatgCGGGAGTGCAccacggcggcccaatcgacgcggatgtggtattcatcgcagaatcggaggaacttttCCTGGTGAACTGCATgttgttgtccatgataatggagtttgggactccaaagcgatggatgatgtcaaggaagaatagcacagcttgcttagatttgatcgtggagatcggtcgagccactatccactttgtaaacttgtctacggcgacaagcaagtgcgtatagcctccagccaccctcttgagaggtccaaccagattgagcccctagaccacgaatgaccacgtgatggggatcatttagaGTGCTTGAgccggtaggtgggtctaccgagcgtagtattgaaacccttcataggtgcgcacaatctgttcatCGTCGGCTACTGTGGTCGTTCAATAGAAGCCTTATCGGAACATGTTTCTAACATgggtcctaggtgcggcatggtaCCCGTAGACCACACCATGGATAttactcagcaactgcttcccttgttcgatggggatgcagcgttgtaggatcctggtgtggcttcgcctGTAGAGCTCGCCCTCGATAATgataaaggacttggcatgacgcgCGAGCCATtgagcctctgttttgtccatcggcagcgcctcatggaggaggtagtcgaggtaaggcgtcgtccagtcgaccagagggtcaggctctgtcacTGGATCCTCGCCAAGCTCTATAACTttggggtcagatggagccaCCGGCTGGTTAGCCACCGAGCCTAAGGTAGGTGGACCATCACCAATCTGTTCTGACTCCTCATAGCGGACCAAGGGCTTAtactgatcgctggcgaagacgcccattggcaccggctctcggccgaACGCCGTTTTCGCTAGCGTGTCGACCGCCTTGTTGAgacgcctcgggatgtgattgagcttgagaccatcaaacttgtcctctagctggcggacttcttagcaatacgcaaccatcttggtgttgtggcagcttgattccttcatgacttggtcgatgaccaactaggACTCACCCTGgacgtcaagccatcggatatccaactcgatggcgatgcccaggccattgatgagtgcctcatactcggccacattgttggaggaggggaaatggatgcgaaccatgtacctcatgcgtaccccgaggggcaaaacaaagaccagccccacgccggcgcctttcttcatcaacgatccatcgaagtacagcgTTTAGTACTTTTGGTCGATaactgctggcggcatttggatctcggtccactctataatgaaatcagccagcacttgggacttgatgtcCATTTgaggggcatacgaaatgccttgacccatcaactcaagtgcccacttcatgattcttcctatggcatcccagTTTTAGACAACCTCGCtgagagggaaggatgtcacgaccgTCACCTGATGCATctcaaagtagtgatgcaacttcctcttaGCAATAAGGATGGCGTAAAGGAGATTCTAGATTTAGGGGTAGCGTGccttggaatcagacaagacctcgctaatgaagtacatggaacgctgcactttgagggcgtgtccctcttcttctcggtCTACCACCAGtgtggtgctgaccacttgcctggtggccgcaatgtagagcagaagcggttccctaTTGGTTGGGGggactaggatcggggcctttgttaggagctacttgaccttgtcaagtgccttctGGGCCTCGGGCCTCCATTCAAAGTGGTCGGTCTTCTTTAGAAGTCGATAGAGGAGGAGACCTCATTcgtcgaggcatgagataaagcaGCTGAGCATGGCGAGacaccctataactcgttgtaccccctttatgttctggatcgggcccatcctcgtgatggttGAGATCTTGTCTGGGTTGGTttcgatgccacgcttggagaCGATAATACCTAGCATCATACCCCTTtggaccctaaaaacacacttctcagggttgagtttgatactatttgctcggagtttcgtgaaggtctgctctaggtcagctaTGACCTAGTTAGTCGGTTTAGATTTGGCCATGATGTTGtcgacgtaggcctcgacggtctgcccgatgagatcctcaaaacacttgagcatgcagtgTTGGTACATAGCCCCTGCGTTCTTTAGGCCGAACGACATTatgacgtagcagaacgatccaaatggggtgatgaaagatgtcgcaagctggtcagactctttcatcatgatttgatggtacctagagtatgcatcaaggaagcaaagggtttcgcaccctgagatcgagtcgactacttggtctatgcgtggcaaa harbors:
- the LOC136537228 gene encoding uncharacterized protein; translation: MGVFASDQYKPLVRYEESEQIGDGPPTLGSVANQPVAPSDPKVIELGEDPVTEPDPLVDWTTPYLDYLLHEALPMDKTEAQWLARHAKSFIIIEGELYRRSHTRILQRCIPIEQGKQLLSNIHGVVYGYHAAPRTHVRNMFR